The DNA window GTTGATGACTTCCCGCTGATTGGGCTGCATATTTTTGATGGCGCGTTCGTACTCCTGTTTACCCTTGCCCGGCTCACCCATGCGGGTGTAGAGTTGCCCGAGGTCTACGAGGTAGCGAGCGTCATCGCGACTTCGTTTGAGTTGCTTTTTAATGAGTTTCTCGGCGTTTTTAAAGTCCTCCAACTCGGTGTAGGAAGTGAGCAGATAGCCGTAATTCACATCGCTCGGATCGCTGTCGTAGAGCCGTTCGTAGTACATCACCGCTTTGTCGAACTCACCGCTTTGGTAGTAAAACAGCGCCAGTTGTGAGTCGCTGGTGGGCTGGGCGGCCATGGGGTTGATGGCCCCGAACATAAAGCCCAAAAGCGTGAGTAAGGTGAAAATATGTGGTGAAGAGCTTCTCAAAGGTTCGGAACGTTATTCAGGCTGTCTGCCAGGTGTGTGATGCCGGGTTTCAACTCCATGTATTTGCGGTAAGAGTTTTCAAGCTTGGTGGTGAGACCGTTTACCCCCACGTCCAAACGTTGTACCACTTCCTTTTCTTGTGTCACGAATTTTTTCGCGAGAATTTCTGTGGGTACGCCGTTTTTAAGATCGGTGTGCAGGGTGCGAAGCTGGTTTTGGGTAAAGCGAAGTTCGTTTCTAAGTTTAAAAAAATCGCCGTCCATTTGTTTGTAGCCCTTCCAGGCAAAGCGATAGTCCGATAGTTTCAACGCCACGTGGCGCGGCATGGTATCGCCGCGTGTCAGGAAAAAGCGCTCAATGTTTTCCATCTGCATGCGAACGGTATCGCGGGCTGCGCGGTGCCTCACGGTGTCAATTCTGGCGAAATCCTTTTCGAGCTTGTTTACCACAGTTTTCAGACTGTCAACGGTTTGAACATAGGGTTTGAGCGCGTGGTTGCCACATCCCGAAAGCAGATGTGATGTCACGAGCATGGCCATCAGTACTCCCACAAGGCTATGGGTGATTGTTTTGTTCATTCCTCAATGATTGAAAATTGGGTGTAAGGTACGAGTACCTCAGGAATTCGAATCCCTTTCGTACCCTGGTTGTTTTCGAGCAAAGCTGCCAGAATTCGGGGAAGGGCCAGCGCACTTCCGTTCAGCGTGTGTGCCAGGGTGGTTTTTTTCTGGTCTCCACTTTTGAAACGCAGCTTCAGTCTGTTGCTTTGAAAAGTTTCGAAGTTGCTGATGGAGCTCACTTCCAGCCATCTTTGCTGCGCAGCCGAATACACCTCCATATCGTAGGTGAGGGCAGAGGCAAAGCCGAGATCGCCGCCGCAGAGCCGCAGCACCCGGTACGGAAGTTCCAGCTTTTTGAGCAATGCTTCTACGTGGCTTACCATTTCCTCCAGAATCCGGTAGCTTTCATCGGGATGAGCAAGTTGCACAATTTCAACCTTATCGAACTGATGCAAACGATTAAGGCCGCGCACATCTTTACCGTAAGAGCCCGCCTCCCGCCGAAAGCAGGGTGTGTATCCGCAGATCTTCACCGGAAAGTCGCTGTCTTTCAAAATCACGTCGCGGTACATATTGGTGAGTGGCACCTCGGCGGTGGGGATGAGGTAGAGGTCATCCGCGCCTACGTGGTACATCTGCCCTTCCTTGTCGGGAAGCTGACCGGTACCGATGCCTGATTCTTCATTGACGAGCAGGGGCGGCTGTACTTCCCGGTAACCTGCCTTTGCGGCTTCGTCCAGAAAGAAGTTAATCATGGCCCGCTGCAGACGGGCGCCTTTGCCGGTGTACACGGGAAAACCTGCGCCGGTGATTTTCACACCCAGCTCAAAATCGATCAGTCCGTATTTGCGGGCTACTTCCCAGTGAGGCAAAGCTTCCTGGTTGAGCGCGGGGGTGTTGCCGCCGGTTCTTACTATTTCGTTGTCGGTTTCGCTTGCTCCGGCCGGAACGGATGCGTGGGGTGCGTTGGGAATCTGGTAGAGGGTATCCTGCAATTCGGCTTCGGTTTGTTGCATGCGCTCGCGAAGTTCCTGACTTTGGGTTTTGAGTTCGGCGCTACGCGCTTTGAGCGGCTCGGCGGCTGCGGCCTGCCCGGATTTGAAGAGTTGCCCGATCTCCTGTGCAAGCTGATTGCCTTCGGCAAGCAGGGAATCGAGGTTGTGTTGGGTTTCCCTGCGTAGCGTGTCGAGCTCGAGCACTTTATCAATGAGCATGTTGTATGCATCAGGGTGGCGTTTGGCCAGCCGCTGTTTGATGAGGTCTGTTTCCTGTCGGATGGTTTGAACTTCGAGCATGTAAAGGTTTTGTTTCGCGGTTAAAGTTACGGATACAAAAAAACTCCTGACGCAGGCCGCCAGG is part of the Cryomorphaceae bacterium genome and encodes:
- a CDS encoding serine--tRNA ligase; translation: MLEVQTIRQETDLIKQRLAKRHPDAYNMLIDKVLELDTLRRETQHNLDSLLAEGNQLAQEIGQLFKSGQAAAAEPLKARSAELKTQSQELRERMQQTEAELQDTLYQIPNAPHASVPAGASETDNEIVRTGGNTPALNQEALPHWEVARKYGLIDFELGVKITGAGFPVYTGKGARLQRAMINFFLDEAAKAGYREVQPPLLVNEESGIGTGQLPDKEGQMYHVGADDLYLIPTAEVPLTNMYRDVILKDSDFPVKICGYTPCFRREAGSYGKDVRGLNRLHQFDKVEIVQLAHPDESYRILEEMVSHVEALLKKLELPYRVLRLCGGDLGFASALTYDMEVYSAAQQRWLEVSSISNFETFQSNRLKLRFKSGDQKKTTLAHTLNGSALALPRILAALLENNQGTKGIRIPEVLVPYTQFSIIEE